A stretch of the Paenibacillus dendritiformis genome encodes the following:
- the kduD gene encoding 2-dehydro-3-deoxy-D-gluconate 5-dehydrogenase KduD: MQSIFDLRGRTAVVTGGGAGLGYGIAEGLARAGADLILVSHNVRKEPLQKLQALGVKTAYIQADLKELDGIESVVGQCLEAAGGQVDILVNNSGIIRRTPAADHPLPDWHEVLQLNLHAVFYLCQSFGKTMIERGSGKIINIASMLSFQGGINVPGYTAAKHGVAGITKALANEWAKHGVNVNAIAPGYMATDNTQQLRDDEKRSAEILGRIPAGRWGTPEDLAGPAVFLASSASDYVNGHILCVDGGWMNR; this comes from the coding sequence ATGCAATCCATCTTCGATTTGCGGGGCCGCACCGCCGTCGTGACGGGCGGAGGCGCCGGTCTCGGCTACGGCATCGCCGAGGGTCTGGCCCGGGCAGGCGCCGACCTGATTCTCGTCTCTCACAACGTTCGCAAGGAGCCGCTGCAGAAGCTGCAGGCTCTGGGCGTCAAGACGGCCTATATCCAGGCCGATCTGAAAGAATTGGACGGAATTGAAAGCGTTGTCGGACAATGCCTGGAAGCGGCCGGAGGCCAGGTTGATATCTTGGTGAACAATTCCGGCATCATCCGCCGGACGCCCGCAGCGGATCATCCCTTGCCGGACTGGCATGAGGTGCTGCAATTGAATCTGCATGCCGTCTTCTACTTGTGCCAGTCCTTCGGCAAGACGATGATTGAGCGCGGATCCGGCAAAATCATCAACATCGCCTCGATGCTCTCCTTCCAGGGCGGCATCAATGTGCCCGGCTATACCGCGGCGAAGCATGGCGTCGCCGGCATCACGAAGGCGCTCGCGAATGAATGGGCGAAACACGGCGTCAATGTCAACGCCATCGCGCCTGGTTATATGGCGACCGACAACACGCAGCAGCTCCGCGACGACGAGAAGCGCAGCGCGGAGATTCTGGGCCGGATTCCGGCGGGACGCTGGGGGACGCCGGAGGACTTGGCTGGTCCTGCCGTATTCCTCGCCTCCTCCGCCTCGGATTACGTGAATGGTCATATTTTGTGCGTGGACGGCGGCTGGATGAACCGCTAA
- a CDS encoding glycoside hydrolase family 88 protein produces MKTLWAQAIEDAVSKTRANMERFGNRFPHVGRDGGAYLLNDNTDWTDGFWSGILWLCYEYTKEEAFAEAARRTVRSFDERLQRDVALDHHDIGFLYSLSSKAQWIIEQEPAARDLTLRAADKLMNRWREKGRYIQAWGPKGDPKNGGRIIIDCLMNLPLLFWATEMTGDHRYAEVARIHAELSRRYLVRGDDSSYHTFHIEPESGLPIGGSTHQGYTNGSTWTRGQAWGIYGFALAYRYTRDDHFLETSRRMARYFLERLPEDHVVYWDFDVTAEDSTPRDSSASAITAAGLQELLAHLPSDHPEREWLKSGMEKMLDSLVRRYSTMQFPEEDGLLRRGSYAVRLGHSPDDYVIWGDYYYLEALMRLERGVPGYWYNRA; encoded by the coding sequence ATGAAAACGCTATGGGCGCAAGCCATTGAAGACGCGGTCTCGAAGACGAGAGCGAATATGGAGCGCTTCGGGAATCGGTTCCCCCATGTCGGCCGGGATGGCGGGGCGTATCTTCTGAACGACAACACCGACTGGACCGACGGCTTTTGGAGCGGCATCTTATGGCTGTGCTATGAGTATACGAAGGAGGAAGCCTTCGCCGAGGCGGCCCGCCGCACGGTCAGAAGCTTCGATGAGCGGCTGCAAAGGGATGTCGCGCTTGATCATCACGACATCGGATTCCTGTACTCGCTCTCTTCCAAGGCGCAGTGGATTATCGAGCAGGAACCGGCGGCGCGCGACTTGACGCTGCGCGCGGCGGATAAGCTCATGAACCGCTGGCGAGAGAAGGGACGCTATATTCAGGCGTGGGGGCCGAAGGGCGATCCGAAGAACGGCGGCCGCATTATCATTGATTGCCTGATGAATCTGCCGCTCCTGTTCTGGGCCACGGAAATGACCGGAGACCACCGGTATGCCGAAGTGGCGCGCATTCATGCCGAGCTGAGCAGACGCTATCTCGTACGCGGCGACGATTCCTCGTACCATACGTTTCATATCGAGCCAGAGAGCGGCCTGCCAATCGGCGGATCGACCCATCAAGGGTATACGAACGGATCGACCTGGACGCGCGGCCAGGCCTGGGGCATATACGGGTTCGCCCTCGCCTACCGCTACACGCGCGACGATCATTTCCTGGAGACGTCCCGGCGCATGGCCCGCTACTTCCTGGAACGGCTCCCGGAGGATCATGTCGTCTACTGGGATTTCGATGTGACCGCGGAAGACTCGACCCCGAGAGACAGCTCCGCCTCCGCGATTACGGCCGCCGGGCTGCAGGAGCTGCTGGCGCATCTGCCGTCCGATCATCCGGAGCGCGAGTGGCTGAAGAGCGGCATGGAGAAGATGCTCGATTCGCTCGTCCGACGTTACTCGACGATGCAGTTCCCGGAAGAAGACGGCTTGCTGCGGCGAGGTTCCTATGCCGTGCGGCTCGGCCACAGCCCGGACGACTATGTCATCTGGGGCGACTATTATTATTTGGAGGCCTTGATGCGCCTCGAACGAGGGGTGCCCGGCTACTGGTACAACCGCGCCTGA
- a CDS encoding AraC family transcriptional regulator, whose amino-acid sequence MAETAHIAINEYPSRGELTILFSGQAKTEPHHRIGPTVHDYYLVHSILSGKGTFVIRGQEFQLRSGDSFFIFPGEMVRYESDGEEPWQYSWVGFRGQDADRILAKIGVGPHVPVLQGYRHHRLNAMLRSLTKALHRGGHAGDMEAEGYFRLILSEYARAAGAALRSGKEDTRTDIERQVEQAARWLTLQHDKSISIDELAQKLGYHRTYLSKMFRKQMGESPMQFLLRIRMERARTLLLTTKLTMEQIAASVGYEDALYFSKLYKKWYKRSPTAHRAEMQRNQVTECAYR is encoded by the coding sequence ATGGCGGAGACAGCGCATATCGCGATTAACGAATACCCGTCCCGCGGGGAATTGACGATTCTTTTCAGCGGTCAGGCGAAGACCGAACCCCATCACCGCATTGGGCCCACGGTGCATGATTATTATTTGGTGCACAGCATTTTGTCAGGCAAGGGCACCTTCGTCATTCGCGGGCAGGAGTTCCAGCTTCGCAGCGGCGACAGCTTCTTTATTTTTCCGGGGGAAATGGTGCGGTATGAGTCCGACGGCGAGGAGCCGTGGCAGTATAGCTGGGTCGGATTCCGCGGACAAGACGCCGACCGGATTCTGGCCAAGATCGGGGTCGGGCCGCATGTTCCCGTCTTGCAGGGTTACCGTCACCATCGGTTGAACGCGATGCTTCGCAGTTTAACGAAAGCGCTTCACCGCGGCGGCCATGCGGGAGATATGGAGGCGGAGGGTTATTTTCGGCTGATCCTGTCTGAATATGCGCGGGCCGCGGGCGCAGCGCTGCGCTCCGGGAAGGAGGACACCCGAACCGATATCGAACGGCAGGTGGAACAGGCGGCCAGATGGCTGACGCTGCAGCATGACAAATCGATATCGATCGACGAGCTGGCGCAGAAGCTCGGCTACCACCGGACCTATTTATCGAAAATGTTCCGCAAGCAGATGGGGGAATCCCCGATGCAGTTTCTGCTGCGCATCCGGATGGAGCGGGCCCGGACGCTGCTGCTGACAACGAAGCTGACGATGGAGCAGATAGCCGCTTCCGTCGGCTATGAGGATGCGTTGTATTTTTCGAAGCTGTATAAAAAATGGTACAAGCGCTCCCCAACCGCCCACCGCGCGGAAATGCAGAGAAACCAGGTCACCGAATGCGCTTACCGGTAA
- a CDS encoding alpha-glucosidase/alpha-galactosidase, which translates to MGKITFLGAGSTVFAKNVLGDCMLTPALQSFELALFDIDRERLRDSERMLNHLVASTGSTCRVVAYHDRKEALRGAKYIVNAIQVGGYDPCTMTDFEVPKKYGLRQTIADTVGIGGIFRNLRTIPVMLDFARDIQEVCPGAWFLNYTNPMAVLTNVMITHGGVKTVGLCHSVQVCMPWLFNDLGMDSTGVQTKIAGINHMAWLLEVTKDGQDLYPEIKRRAAEKQKEKHHDMVRYELMFKFGYYVTESSEHNAEYHPYFIKRAYPELIDKLNIPLDEYPRRCVNQIASWKEMREKLVNDARLEHARSHEYASYIFEAMETGEPFKIGGNVMNTGLIPNLPAEACVEVPCLVDRSGVTPTFVGNLPPQLAALNRTNINTQLLTIEAAITGKKEHIYHAAMLDPHTSAELSLDDIVSLCDDMIEAHGSWLPAFR; encoded by the coding sequence ATGGGTAAAATTACGTTTCTCGGTGCCGGAAGCACGGTATTTGCCAAAAATGTATTGGGCGACTGCATGCTGACGCCTGCGCTGCAATCGTTCGAGCTGGCGCTGTTCGACATCGATCGTGAACGCCTCCGGGATTCCGAACGGATGTTGAATCATCTCGTCGCATCGACGGGCAGCACATGCCGGGTCGTCGCTTACCACGACCGCAAGGAGGCGCTGCGCGGCGCCAAGTATATCGTCAACGCGATTCAAGTCGGCGGCTATGATCCTTGCACGATGACCGATTTCGAGGTTCCGAAAAAATACGGCTTGCGCCAAACGATCGCCGATACGGTCGGCATCGGCGGAATTTTCCGCAATCTGCGCACCATCCCGGTCATGCTCGACTTCGCGAGAGACATCCAGGAGGTCTGTCCGGGTGCGTGGTTCCTCAACTATACGAACCCGATGGCGGTATTGACCAACGTCATGATTACGCATGGCGGCGTGAAGACGGTCGGCTTATGCCACAGCGTGCAGGTGTGTATGCCTTGGCTGTTCAATGACCTCGGGATGGATTCCACGGGCGTGCAGACGAAAATCGCCGGCATCAACCATATGGCCTGGCTGCTGGAAGTGACGAAGGACGGTCAAGATCTGTATCCGGAGATTAAGCGCCGGGCGGCGGAGAAGCAGAAGGAGAAGCATCATGATATGGTGCGCTACGAGCTGATGTTCAAGTTCGGCTATTATGTCACCGAGTCGTCCGAGCATAATGCCGAGTATCATCCTTATTTCATCAAGCGGGCCTATCCGGAATTGATCGACAAGCTGAACATTCCGCTGGATGAATATCCGCGCCGCTGCGTCAATCAGATTGCTTCCTGGAAGGAGATGCGCGAGAAGCTGGTGAATGATGCCCGGCTGGAGCATGCCCGCTCGCATGAGTATGCTTCCTATATTTTCGAGGCAATGGAGACGGGGGAGCCGTTCAAGATTGGCGGCAACGTCATGAACACGGGGCTGATTCCGAATCTTCCGGCGGAAGCCTGCGTCGAGGTGCCGTGCCTCGTCGACCGCAGCGGCGTGACGCCAACCTTTGTCGGCAATCTGCCGCCGCAGCTGGCTGCGCTGAACCGGACCAATATCAACACGCAGCTCCTCACGATCGAAGCGGCCATCACCGGCAAAAAAGAGCATATCTACCATGCGGCGATGCTTGATCCGCATACATCCGCCGAGCTCAGCCTCGACGACATCGTATCGCTGTGCGACGATATGATTGAGGCGCATGGCAGCTGGCTGCCGGCGTTCCGCTAA
- a CDS encoding YeiH family protein: MSQGEGLGATNARRQRNGLGFALGIGLTLVIALAAKYLAGLPFLSIMGQLVIAILIGILWRAMIGVPDQIVAGTNFSSKKLLRLGIILLGMRLNLMDIVHAGPKVFLIAVIVIIFAISVVYGLSRLFKVQKRLGILTACGTAICGAAAVVAISPQIKAKDEETAIGAAMVAILGTIFTLVYTFLYPVLGLTQDGYGIFAGATLHEIAHVIAAAAPGGDGAVDMAVIVKLTRVALLVPVAILIGIWSSRAEQREKGTRSKLSWRTLPIPWFILGFLVVSGINSLGIISAEIATGIVTLAYMLIAMAMAGLGLNVDLVAFRRLGLTSFAAGLIGSVLLSGLGFALVHLLGLA; encoded by the coding sequence ATGAGTCAGGGAGAAGGACTTGGCGCAACCAATGCCCGCAGGCAGCGGAATGGCCTTGGTTTTGCGCTTGGAATCGGATTGACGCTTGTCATCGCGCTGGCGGCCAAGTATTTGGCCGGGCTTCCGTTCCTTAGCATTATGGGTCAGCTTGTTATCGCTATCTTGATCGGCATTCTGTGGCGTGCCATGATCGGCGTGCCTGATCAGATTGTGGCAGGCACCAATTTTTCAAGCAAAAAGCTGCTTCGGCTCGGGATTATCCTGCTAGGGATGAGGCTGAATTTGATGGATATTGTTCATGCGGGCCCGAAAGTATTTCTGATTGCGGTCATCGTCATTATATTCGCTATTAGTGTCGTCTATGGCTTGTCAAGACTGTTCAAGGTACAGAAGCGGCTTGGCATCCTGACGGCATGCGGCACGGCCATTTGCGGCGCGGCTGCGGTTGTCGCGATTTCGCCGCAGATTAAAGCCAAGGACGAGGAGACGGCCATTGGCGCAGCCATGGTCGCGATACTGGGCACAATTTTTACGTTGGTCTATACCTTTTTGTATCCGGTGCTCGGATTGACGCAGGACGGATACGGCATCTTCGCCGGCGCCACGCTGCATGAGATCGCCCACGTCATTGCGGCCGCGGCGCCCGGAGGCGATGGCGCGGTCGATATGGCGGTCATCGTGAAGCTGACCCGGGTGGCGCTTCTCGTGCCGGTAGCGATTCTTATCGGCATTTGGTCCAGCCGGGCCGAGCAACGGGAGAAGGGAACCCGCTCGAAGCTGTCTTGGCGCACGCTGCCGATTCCGTGGTTCATTCTCGGCTTCCTGGTCGTGAGCGGCATCAATTCGTTGGGGATCATTTCCGCCGAGATCGCGACCGGGATTGTGACGCTGGCTTACATGCTGATCGCGATGGCGATGGCCGGTCTAGGCCTGAACGTCGATCTCGTCGCGTTCCGCCGGCTGGGCCTGACCTCATTCGCGGCGGGGCTTATCGGCTCGGTGCTGCTGTCCGGCCTTGGCTTCGCCCTGGTTCACCTGCTTGGGTTGGCCTAA
- a CDS encoding LysR family transcriptional regulator → MIVDTLKVYVTVVEQCNFSRAAKLLNLSQPGVSMHIRNLENEFGIKLIHRSPRHVKTTDAGHILYQRAKQMLALYENAKEEIHLLRDEVTGTLKVGASFTIGEYILPRLIADFARQYPQVDIQAMIANTEEIAQAVRANELDVGLVEGKIEYADILVDHPFMEDEMILVAPPDHELTAMPKLDPSMLQNQIWILRESGSGTRSYSEQFIRDLGVEPKRTYVFNSSQGVKEAVLAGLGIALLSRWVIHKELEAGELRRIHVKGGRVIRPFFILQDTKAVPTMAMKMLIQQIRQLS, encoded by the coding sequence ATGATTGTCGATACATTGAAAGTGTATGTTACCGTCGTAGAGCAGTGCAATTTTTCGAGAGCCGCCAAATTACTGAATCTGTCTCAGCCCGGCGTCAGCATGCATATCCGGAACCTGGAGAACGAATTCGGGATCAAGCTGATTCACCGCTCTCCCCGGCATGTGAAGACGACGGACGCAGGGCATATCCTGTACCAGCGGGCCAAGCAAATGCTTGCTCTATACGAGAACGCCAAGGAAGAAATCCATCTGCTGCGGGACGAAGTGACGGGTACGCTGAAGGTGGGAGCCAGCTTTACGATCGGGGAATATATTTTGCCGCGTCTGATCGCGGATTTTGCCCGCCAATATCCGCAGGTCGATATCCAGGCGATGATCGCCAATACAGAAGAGATCGCGCAAGCCGTGCGGGCGAATGAGCTCGATGTCGGGCTCGTCGAAGGGAAGATTGAGTATGCCGATATTTTGGTGGATCACCCGTTCATGGAGGACGAGATGATCCTCGTCGCCCCCCCGGATCACGAGCTGACGGCGATGCCGAAGCTCGATCCGTCCATGCTGCAGAATCAGATTTGGATTCTGCGGGAGAGCGGTTCGGGAACCCGTTCCTACAGCGAGCAATTTATTCGGGATCTCGGCGTGGAGCCGAAGCGCACTTATGTGTTCAACAGCAGCCAAGGAGTGAAGGAGGCCGTTCTCGCCGGCCTTGGCATCGCACTGCTCTCCCGTTGGGTTATCCACAAGGAATTGGAAGCGGGCGAGCTGCGACGCATTCATGTCAAGGGAGGCCGCGTCATTCGGCCCTTCTTTATTTTACAGGATACGAAGGCAGTGCCGACGATGGCGATGAAAATGCTGATACAGCAGATACGGCAGCTCTCTTGA
- a CDS encoding TerC family protein, whose protein sequence is MELFSIEFWTALLSIVVIDLVLAGDNAIVIGLAARNVPKQDQKKVIILGTAGAIIIRAIATLLVVYLLMVPGLQLFGGLLLLWIAVKLMIEEKEHNIKAGTSIGAAVGTIIVADAAMGLDNVLAVAGAAKGHPFLVILGLMISLPIVVWGSTIVLKFIERYPVIILLGSAVLAWTASKMLVAEKFIAPYFTNPVIKYGFEAIVVLGAVAIGLSLKRKRAQRAQEADDHPELHHHRAQGE, encoded by the coding sequence GTGGAACTATTTTCAATTGAATTCTGGACGGCATTGTTGTCGATCGTGGTGATCGACCTGGTGCTGGCAGGAGACAATGCGATCGTCATTGGCCTGGCCGCCCGCAATGTTCCGAAGCAGGACCAGAAAAAAGTGATTATTTTGGGGACGGCCGGAGCGATTATCATCCGTGCGATCGCCACCTTGCTCGTCGTCTACCTGCTGATGGTTCCCGGACTTCAATTGTTCGGCGGTCTTCTCTTGCTCTGGATCGCAGTGAAGCTGATGATTGAAGAGAAGGAGCATAACATCAAGGCCGGCACCAGCATCGGCGCGGCCGTCGGCACGATCATCGTCGCTGACGCCGCCATGGGGCTCGATAACGTGCTGGCTGTGGCGGGGGCCGCCAAGGGACATCCGTTCCTGGTCATTCTCGGATTGATGATCTCGCTTCCGATTGTCGTCTGGGGAAGCACGATTGTGCTCAAGTTTATCGAGCGGTATCCGGTTATTATCCTGCTCGGCTCCGCCGTGCTCGCCTGGACCGCCTCGAAAATGCTCGTGGCCGAAAAGTTTATCGCCCCTTACTTCACCAATCCGGTCATCAAATACGGATTCGAAGCGATCGTCGTGCTGGGTGCCGTGGCCATCGGACTTAGCCTGAAGCGGAAACGGGCGCAGCGGGCCCAGGAAGCGGACGATCATCCGGAACTTCATCACCATCGTGCGCAGGGCGAGTAA
- the msrA gene encoding peptide-methionine (S)-S-oxide reductase MsrA: protein MSDHTQPSLEKATFAGGCFWCMVTPFEELPGIRSIVSGYTGGHTENPTYEEVCTDRTGHAEAVQITFDPAVFPYKKLLELFWQQIDPTDPGGQFHDRGSSYRTAIFYHNEKQREEAEESKRELERSGRFDKPIATEIVPVSAFYPAEEYHQDYHRKQPAHYKRYRTGSGRDAFIAKHWGVTGPDKARLKESLTPMQFHVTQNNGTEPPFQNEFWDHSGDGIYVDIVSGEPLFSSRDKYDAGCGWPSFTRPLRSYHIEEKLDLSHGMVRTEVRSRYGDSHLGHVFDDGPGPNGLRYCINSAALRFIPKEKLEEEGYGEYAVLFAD from the coding sequence ATGAGCGACCATACTCAACCTTCTCTGGAAAAAGCGACATTCGCGGGCGGATGCTTCTGGTGCATGGTGACTCCGTTCGAGGAGCTTCCCGGCATCCGCTCCATCGTCTCCGGCTATACCGGCGGGCATACGGAAAATCCGACCTATGAAGAGGTGTGCACCGACCGAACCGGACACGCGGAGGCCGTGCAGATTACGTTCGATCCGGCCGTATTTCCTTATAAGAAGCTGCTGGAGCTGTTCTGGCAGCAGATCGATCCGACCGATCCGGGCGGCCAATTCCACGATCGTGGCTCCTCCTACCGAACAGCGATCTTCTATCATAACGAGAAGCAGCGGGAGGAAGCGGAGGAATCCAAGCGGGAGCTGGAGCGCAGCGGGCGCTTCGACAAGCCGATCGCGACCGAGATTGTCCCGGTATCCGCCTTCTATCCGGCGGAGGAATACCACCAGGACTATCATCGCAAGCAGCCGGCCCATTACAAACGTTACCGCACCGGGTCCGGGCGCGACGCCTTTATCGCCAAGCATTGGGGCGTAACGGGGCCGGACAAAGCCCGGCTGAAGGAAAGTCTCACCCCGATGCAGTTCCATGTCACGCAAAATAACGGAACAGAGCCTCCGTTCCAGAATGAATTCTGGGATCATTCGGGAGACGGCATCTATGTAGACATCGTCTCGGGAGAACCGCTGTTCAGCTCGCGCGACAAATATGATGCGGGGTGCGGATGGCCAAGCTTCACGAGACCGCTCCGGTCTTACCATATCGAAGAGAAGCTTGACCTGTCCCACGGCATGGTGCGCACCGAGGTGCGCAGCCGTTACGGCGACTCTCATCTCGGGCATGTCTTCGACGACGGTCCCGGCCCGAACGGACTGCGTTACTGCATCAACTCGGCGGCTCTTCGCTTCATCCCGAAGGAGAAGCTGGAAGAGGAAGGCTACGGCGAATATGCCGTCTTATTTGCCGATTGA
- a CDS encoding DUF4261 domain-containing protein produces MTNKGETENEKAGNGLGKQSEQQENYAQHKQEEQQRQEEQQRQEEQQRQEGQHQQEGQEQQEQQEQQQQQEEQHEPDQSGFADVYVIQLLYKDKPVLDREALYGKMQQYTGEIHCAEDAEEAEETGESLAVWESSESEAAEAGEVMHFFHLNHMIEFQQGALPAQTCIMPSDKPVEEEAFETALQQAWHWPEARAAVAGCRHSLMLTDFFARGLEYKERLKLISGALRALLETAPCEAVYFQASDKIVHPQAYAAAVEAGQRLYGAMNLRFYNVHGRDEMIMDTCGLAAIGLPDVQCHFRGLEPNEVASWVGDIAYYLYEHGDIIQDGETVGSEEIRWHCEHQLALAAPMRHVLDLNPGPEHYAGIQHHGRDQRPE; encoded by the coding sequence ATGACCAACAAGGGAGAGACCGAGAACGAAAAAGCCGGGAATGGGCTTGGGAAGCAATCCGAACAACAAGAGAATTATGCTCAACATAAGCAAGAAGAGCAGCAACGGCAAGAAGAGCAGCAACGGCAAGAAGAGCAGCAACGGCAAGAAGGGCAACATCAGCAAGAAGGGCAAGAACAGCAAGAACAGCAAGAACAGCAACAACAGCAAGAAGAGCAGCATGAGCCAGATCAATCCGGATTCGCCGATGTGTACGTCATTCAATTGCTGTACAAGGACAAGCCGGTGCTGGACCGGGAGGCGCTGTATGGAAAAATGCAGCAATATACCGGAGAGATACACTGCGCGGAGGATGCGGAGGAAGCGGAGGAGACTGGCGAGTCGCTGGCGGTATGGGAGTCCAGTGAGAGCGAAGCTGCGGAAGCGGGCGAGGTCATGCACTTCTTCCATCTCAATCATATGATTGAGTTCCAGCAGGGAGCGCTTCCCGCGCAGACATGCATCATGCCTTCGGACAAGCCGGTGGAGGAGGAAGCCTTCGAGACGGCGCTGCAGCAAGCCTGGCATTGGCCGGAAGCGAGAGCGGCCGTTGCGGGCTGCCGTCACTCGCTGATGCTGACCGATTTCTTCGCGCGCGGCCTGGAATATAAGGAGCGCCTGAAGCTCATTAGCGGTGCGCTCCGGGCTCTGCTGGAGACGGCGCCTTGCGAAGCCGTCTACTTCCAGGCCAGCGACAAGATCGTCCATCCCCAAGCTTATGCGGCCGCGGTCGAAGCCGGCCAGCGCTTATACGGGGCGATGAATCTCCGTTTCTATAACGTGCATGGCAGAGACGAGATGATTATGGATACTTGCGGCCTGGCCGCGATCGGATTGCCGGATGTGCAGTGTCATTTCCGCGGGTTGGAGCCGAATGAAGTGGCGTCGTGGGTCGGTGATATCGCGTACTACTTGTACGAGCACGGGGATATTATCCAGGACGGCGAGACGGTCGGCTCGGAGGAGATCCGCTGGCACTGCGAGCACCAGCTTGCTTTGGCGGCGCCGATGCGGCATGTGCTCGATCTGAACCCCGGGCCGGAGCACTATGCGGGCATCCAGCATCATGGCCGGGATCAACGTCCGGAATAG